From the genome of Chania multitudinisentens RB-25, one region includes:
- a CDS encoding LacI family DNA-binding transcriptional regulator: protein MSTMQEVAKKAGVSKATVSRVLSGKGYVSEATKDQVYKAIEEAGYRPNLLARNLATNKSQCIGLVVTNTLYNGSYFSGLLSQAAQKLEDNGRQLILVDGKHSAEEEQAAIQFLLDLRCDAIIIYPRFLTIDVMDDIIEQYKQPIMVVNRRLRKHQSHCICCDHKGASFNATKYLIEQGHRDIAFITGSLDSPTAIERLSGYKEALNQYGITPQDSLILKGKWTPASGAAAIELLLSNQTTFSAVLASNDDMAIGAIKTLSQTGIAVPDSVSVIGFDNIPTAPYLHPALSSVKDPVSDMMNEVIDRLISMLDGGYLSKDNLFTSNLLIRESVSKGPFWGK, encoded by the coding sequence ATGTCGACCATGCAGGAAGTGGCAAAGAAAGCAGGCGTTTCAAAAGCCACTGTTTCACGTGTTCTTTCCGGCAAAGGATACGTCAGCGAAGCAACAAAAGATCAGGTATATAAAGCGATTGAAGAGGCAGGCTATCGCCCTAATTTGCTGGCAAGAAATCTGGCAACCAATAAATCCCAATGTATTGGTCTGGTGGTCACCAATACGCTCTACAACGGCAGCTATTTCAGCGGGTTACTTTCCCAGGCGGCGCAAAAACTGGAAGATAACGGCCGCCAGCTGATTCTGGTAGACGGCAAACACAGCGCCGAAGAAGAACAGGCAGCGATTCAATTCCTGCTCGATTTACGCTGTGATGCCATCATTATCTATCCACGTTTCTTAACCATTGACGTGATGGATGACATCATCGAGCAGTATAAGCAGCCGATCATGGTGGTGAATAGAAGGCTAAGGAAGCACCAAAGCCACTGTATTTGCTGCGATCACAAAGGGGCCAGCTTTAACGCAACAAAATACCTGATTGAGCAGGGCCATCGCGATATTGCCTTTATTACCGGCTCTTTGGATTCACCAACCGCCATCGAGCGGCTTTCCGGTTACAAAGAGGCATTAAATCAATACGGCATTACGCCGCAGGATAGCCTCATCCTGAAGGGAAAATGGACGCCAGCCAGCGGTGCCGCAGCCATAGAATTGTTGTTAAGCAATCAAACAACTTTTAGCGCAGTGCTCGCCAGCAATGATGATATGGCGATTGGTGCCATCAAGACGTTGAGCCAAACCGGTATTGCGGTGCCTGATAGCGTCTCGGTGATCGGCTTCGATAACATCCCCACTGCGCCCTATCTGCACCCGGCCTTGTCCAGCGTTAAAGATCCCGTCAGCGATATGATGAATGAAGTGATCGATCGGCTGATTTCCATGCTCGACGGCGGCTATTTATCCAAAGACAACCTGTTCACCTCAAACCTGCTGATCAGAGAATCGGTGAGCAAGGGGCCTTTTTGGGGCAAGTAA
- a CDS encoding fimbrial protein → MTNKKIRWQPIHAKGWVLVFSLWAFFTLADDPSLGEINIELRGNIVNYSCVVAAESRNLSVELGSWPTRFLQGTAGGTPEVPFTLQLSGCPGEKTLQVYFAGQSADGAAHLLGLSNDSTATNVGVALLNQNKEPLPPNAFGSSNTAVTTDANGNATLHYYARYAVIAAASPIQAGSANASAALMIDYD, encoded by the coding sequence ATGACTAACAAGAAAATAAGGTGGCAGCCAATCCATGCCAAAGGATGGGTTCTGGTATTCAGTTTGTGGGCCTTCTTTACTTTGGCAGACGACCCTTCTCTTGGTGAAATCAATATTGAGCTGCGGGGGAATATCGTGAATTACAGCTGCGTTGTTGCTGCTGAAAGCCGCAATTTGAGTGTAGAGCTAGGTAGTTGGCCAACGCGTTTCTTGCAGGGAACAGCGGGCGGAACGCCGGAAGTGCCTTTTACTCTCCAACTGAGCGGTTGCCCCGGTGAAAAAACCTTACAGGTTTATTTTGCCGGGCAAAGTGCGGATGGCGCTGCTCATTTATTAGGATTGAGCAATGACAGCACGGCAACCAATGTGGGTGTGGCGTTGCTGAATCAAAATAAGGAACCACTACCACCGAATGCATTTGGCAGTAGCAATACGGCGGTAACGACGGATGCCAATGGCAACGCAACGCTGCATTATTATGCGCGTTATGCGGTGATTGCAGCGGCATCCCCTATTCAGGCAGGGAGTGCGAACGCCTCTGCGGCATTAATGATTGATTACGATTGA
- a CDS encoding polysaccharide lyase — translation MDFFSKHGSGKRMTNRMFILGFVFSLAACDNSNASSVIESNNMASLNNNAEVISSVNDNKQQNQVAACSVDNKAWWPLPQGKNDTPPASFITRVNFQDDTPGLYTVADFTKDWGLTPGNSSGQAQGRLNIVADPDAPANKVLRVTYSATAGQDATGNPTPGIGGNSAMTFDAPLPKGNTALWLQYKVRFDERFTWVRGGKLPGLGGGGKAPSGCIDNSKFNGFTTRLMWREQGSMYNYLYYPTKVEHCGDYAALNTQFLPGQWYTITQYVQLGDPGQSNGQLIQFVDGVKVLELDNWNWRADNTVSISTIKMDTFFGGGTLDWAPQTDQYAYFDDFTVTTASPLGLVTTHKSREQQENGITCHPQPGYQAWSATQSYPAGSLVYAVDGNGEYHYYQARSDIAAGISPGEGVHTLLDIYDGVVISPVPVDLEQPWLEQTVAPWYGNGATPGASWTTGLANVGGSEEGEPPTEETDDGAIKWNLYTPLTNGGLMPNVNGAVSNSYGTANQFAVNGNLTPFSINPDNTLRYDNTGSTVTTAVRLCNTGSCDNAGKGLKASADSVTNDGYPKGFTWLACVKANEPGTKNALEIEVATGDFLLGPAYSSRVKTVIQKTSSATGVQLNSIDGSSSSVVQADTSQYHLYQVSIALDTYNTGSVNLFIDGKAAKVRAGPALPYSGVLNSVSLTGPGNYLSIGSGAATSTATSGSMAWFIWTKEALSPADIAGSLPENALAGSPCDLSAY, via the coding sequence ATGGATTTCTTTTCAAAGCACGGTTCAGGCAAGCGCATGACTAACAGGATGTTTATCCTTGGTTTTGTTTTTTCCTTGGCAGCCTGTGACAACAGCAATGCATCATCGGTCATAGAAAGTAATAATATGGCATCGTTGAATAATAATGCCGAAGTTATTTCATCCGTTAATGATAATAAACAGCAAAACCAGGTGGCTGCCTGCTCTGTGGATAATAAGGCCTGGTGGCCATTACCGCAGGGGAAAAATGATACTCCTCCCGCCAGTTTTATTACCCGGGTCAATTTTCAGGATGATACACCGGGGCTTTATACGGTGGCAGATTTTACAAAAGACTGGGGCTTAACTCCGGGTAATTCATCGGGGCAAGCCCAGGGCAGGCTGAATATTGTGGCCGATCCTGATGCACCCGCGAATAAAGTGCTGCGTGTCACCTACAGCGCGACCGCCGGTCAGGATGCCACGGGCAACCCGACGCCAGGCATTGGCGGTAATTCAGCCATGACCTTTGATGCCCCATTACCAAAAGGCAACACGGCGTTATGGCTACAGTATAAGGTGCGTTTTGACGAGCGGTTCACCTGGGTGCGCGGCGGGAAACTGCCCGGTTTGGGTGGGGGTGGCAAGGCTCCCTCCGGCTGTATTGATAACAGTAAATTTAATGGTTTTACCACGCGGCTGATGTGGCGTGAACAGGGTTCCATGTATAACTACCTTTATTATCCCACCAAGGTGGAACACTGTGGCGACTATGCGGCATTGAATACGCAATTTCTGCCGGGCCAGTGGTATACCATTACGCAATATGTCCAATTAGGCGATCCAGGGCAAAGCAATGGGCAACTCATTCAGTTTGTCGATGGCGTTAAGGTATTGGAATTGGATAACTGGAATTGGCGTGCCGATAATACGGTGTCTATCAGTACGATAAAAATGGATACGTTTTTTGGCGGCGGGACGTTGGATTGGGCACCGCAAACCGATCAATATGCCTATTTTGATGATTTTACCGTGACCACGGCTTCGCCGCTGGGGTTAGTGACAACCCATAAAAGCCGGGAGCAACAGGAGAACGGCATAACATGCCATCCACAGCCGGGTTATCAGGCTTGGTCCGCTACGCAAAGCTACCCGGCTGGCAGCTTGGTCTATGCCGTTGACGGCAATGGCGAATATCACTACTACCAGGCACGCAGCGATATCGCCGCCGGTATTTCGCCTGGGGAGGGCGTACATACTCTGCTTGATATCTATGACGGGGTCGTTATTTCTCCGGTTCCGGTTGATTTGGAACAACCCTGGCTGGAGCAGACCGTCGCTCCCTGGTATGGCAATGGCGCCACGCCAGGGGCGAGTTGGACAACTGGGTTAGCGAATGTGGGCGGTTCAGAAGAGGGTGAACCCCCCACGGAGGAAACCGACGACGGGGCGATTAAATGGAATCTGTACACTCCCCTCACCAATGGCGGCCTGATGCCGAACGTGAATGGGGCGGTGAGCAACAGCTATGGCACCGCGAATCAGTTTGCGGTGAATGGCAATCTCACCCCGTTCAGTATCAACCCGGATAATACGCTGCGTTATGACAACACCGGCTCGACGGTGACAACCGCCGTGCGCCTGTGCAATACCGGTTCCTGCGATAATGCTGGTAAGGGGTTAAAAGCCAGTGCAGACAGCGTCACCAACGATGGCTATCCCAAAGGCTTTACCTGGTTAGCCTGCGTGAAAGCCAATGAGCCTGGCACCAAGAATGCGCTTGAGATCGAAGTGGCGACGGGCGATTTCCTGTTAGGGCCCGCTTACAGCAGCCGGGTAAAAACGGTGATTCAGAAAACAAGCTCTGCCACCGGGGTTCAACTTAACAGTATTGATGGCAGCAGCAGTTCTGTGGTGCAGGCTGACACCAGCCAATACCATCTGTATCAGGTCAGTATCGCGCTGGATACCTACAATACGGGGAGCGTGAACCTGTTTATTGATGGTAAAGCGGCTAAGGTGAGAGCGGGGCCGGCATTGCCCTATAGCGGCGTACTGAATTCAGTTTCGCTCACCGGGCCGGGCAATTATCTATCCATCGGTTCCGGGGCGGCCACCTCAACGGCAACCAGTGGTTCTATGGCATGGTTCATCTGGACTAAAGAGGCGTTATCGCCTGCTGATATCGCCGGTTCTTTGCCAGAGAATGCGCTTGCGGGTTCACCCTGCGATTTATCTGCCTATTAG
- the fimH gene encoding type 1 fimbria D-mannose specific adhesin FimH, which yields MMKLNATLAAVALLAAPFSALATVCYNSNGTPTDITYDLSQVFNSGNNNVGEVVTLPEKSGWVGIKATCPAGTTGYVTYRSYVTTLPIQETLDGYQYLKLNDYLNGAMSITDSAAGIFYPPQDYVRMGEHTNVPQQKPFEIQDSNLVFRLKVTRRFVNMVPIPRQVMFTIYVTSSNTDPLTTPVYTISYSGRIEVPQSCEIDAGQIVEFDFGDIGASLFSQAGAGNRPPGVTPQAKPVKIQCSDGVAAEAYLSLRLEVEKAQGQIMVSDNPDVGFIVANASGTPLTPNTLGSKIPFRLDDNRVANVELRAWPVSVTGNKPAEGPFTARGYLRVDYD from the coding sequence ATGATGAAATTGAACGCTACGCTGGCCGCCGTCGCGTTACTGGCCGCCCCGTTTTCGGCGCTTGCTACCGTTTGTTATAATTCTAACGGTACACCGACAGACATTACTTATGATTTATCGCAGGTGTTTAACAGTGGCAATAATAACGTAGGGGAAGTGGTTACGTTGCCGGAAAAATCCGGGTGGGTGGGGATAAAGGCCACCTGCCCGGCTGGAACAACGGGCTATGTTACCTATCGTAGTTACGTAACCACATTGCCGATACAGGAGACGTTGGATGGTTATCAGTATTTAAAATTGAATGACTACCTGAATGGCGCCATGAGTATTACTGACAGCGCCGCTGGTATCTTTTATCCTCCGCAAGATTACGTCCGAATGGGGGAGCATACCAATGTCCCTCAACAGAAGCCTTTTGAGATACAGGATTCAAATCTGGTATTCCGCCTAAAGGTCACACGGCGATTTGTTAACATGGTGCCGATCCCAAGACAGGTGATGTTCACCATTTATGTCACGTCCAGCAATACAGACCCCCTCACTACCCCGGTCTATACCATCAGTTACAGTGGCAGGATAGAAGTCCCGCAGTCTTGTGAGATTGATGCCGGGCAAATCGTTGAGTTTGATTTTGGCGATATCGGCGCTTCTCTGTTCAGCCAGGCCGGAGCCGGTAATCGGCCACCAGGCGTCACGCCGCAGGCCAAACCCGTGAAGATCCAATGTAGCGATGGTGTGGCCGCTGAAGCCTATTTGAGCCTGCGCCTTGAGGTCGAAAAAGCGCAAGGGCAAATCATGGTTTCGGATAACCCGGATGTCGGTTTTATCGTGGCAAACGCCAGTGGAACGCCGCTAACGCCAAATACTCTCGGCAGCAAAATTCCGTTCCGCCTGGATGATAACCGCGTTGCCAACGTGGAGCTGCGTGCCTGGCCGGTCAGCGTTACTGGCAACAAGCCTGCGGAAGGGCCGTTTACGGCGCGTGGCTATCTGAGAGTGGACTATGACTAA
- a CDS encoding helix-turn-helix transcriptional regulator codes for MNVKKSIAIYHPCTYTRAGITTLVASLNEMHKTLELRVPRSALPEDDQPPNDPLALLVTHISCFDPAFIDTLNYIERLQRQSNHALKVIVLTNHFSRLLLIHLLEKYRGICVVLNESLPCKEISNSMKTLLRTDIKKIKKKHVQIKNKLSTRECSVIKKLMGGMTMNEVSKILELNYKTISSYKVSALRKLGVPNINSLLSGRIMVKAHPKSLYATGR; via the coding sequence ATGAACGTTAAAAAATCTATCGCCATATACCATCCATGCACTTATACCCGAGCCGGAATTACTACGCTTGTGGCATCATTAAACGAAATGCATAAAACCCTGGAGCTTCGGGTGCCTCGTTCAGCGCTACCGGAAGACGATCAGCCACCGAATGATCCGCTGGCATTGTTGGTCACTCATATATCCTGTTTTGATCCTGCTTTTATCGACACATTGAACTATATTGAACGATTACAACGTCAATCCAATCACGCCCTTAAAGTTATCGTACTCACCAATCATTTTTCCCGCCTGCTTCTTATTCATCTTCTTGAAAAATATCGTGGAATCTGCGTGGTATTGAATGAATCGCTTCCGTGTAAAGAAATATCAAACAGTATGAAAACGCTGTTAAGAACGGATATTAAGAAAATCAAGAAAAAACATGTGCAAATAAAGAATAAGCTTTCTACGCGCGAATGCAGCGTGATAAAAAAACTTATGGGTGGGATGACAATGAATGAAGTTTCGAAAATTTTGGAACTCAATTATAAAACCATCAGCTCTTATAAAGTGTCGGCATTGAGAAAATTGGGCGTGCCTAATATTAATTCACTGTTATCAGGCCGGATAATGGTTAAAGCCCATCCCAAAAGTCTCTATGCCACCGGCAGGTAA
- the ascF gene encoding PTS cellobiose/arbutin/salicin transporter subunit IIBC — MAKNYAAMSQSIVDAVGGANNVAALTHCMTRLRFVLNDDTAVDAAKLKAISGVLGVVRSENQCQVIIGNTVSQAYAEVLKLLPEGAAAQPAATGKNKITLKRIGAGILDALIGTMSPLIPAIIGGSMVKLLAMILNMTGVFGKDSSTLIILNVIGDGAFFFLPVMVAASAAIKFKTNMSLAIAIAGVLVHPTFIDLMAKAAQGQQVEFIGLPVTAVKYTYTVIPALFMTWLLSYIEKWIDRITPAVTKNFLKPMLIVLVSAPIAILLIGPLGIWIGSGISALVYAIHGYLGWLSVAIMGGLWPLLVMTGMHRVFTPTIIQTIAETGKEGMVMPSEIGANLSLGGSSLAVAWRTKNPELRQTALAAAASAIVAGISEPALYGVAVRLKRPLIAALISGFICGGVAGVAGLASHSMASPGLFTSVQFFDPANPMTIAWVFGVMILAVVLSFILTLLMGFEDIPVTEEAESEPAKSAPKTSQPGQEMPNHAAQG; from the coding sequence ATGGCTAAGAATTATGCAGCAATGTCACAATCAATAGTGGATGCAGTGGGGGGAGCAAATAACGTTGCGGCGCTGACGCATTGCATGACGCGTTTGCGCTTTGTGCTTAATGACGATACTGCTGTTGATGCTGCCAAGCTAAAGGCCATCAGCGGCGTGTTGGGCGTGGTGAGAAGCGAAAACCAGTGCCAGGTGATTATTGGCAATACCGTCTCACAGGCCTACGCCGAAGTGCTGAAACTGCTGCCGGAAGGGGCGGCGGCTCAACCGGCGGCTACGGGCAAAAACAAAATCACCTTGAAACGCATTGGGGCTGGCATTCTGGACGCGTTGATTGGCACCATGTCACCGCTGATCCCGGCCATTATCGGTGGTTCAATGGTGAAATTGCTCGCCATGATCCTGAATATGACCGGCGTATTCGGCAAAGACTCCTCAACGCTGATTATTCTTAATGTCATTGGTGATGGCGCATTCTTCTTCCTGCCAGTGATGGTGGCCGCTTCTGCCGCCATAAAATTCAAAACCAATATGTCGCTGGCTATCGCGATTGCCGGGGTGCTGGTGCATCCCACCTTTATCGATCTCATGGCCAAAGCGGCACAGGGGCAGCAGGTTGAATTTATCGGCCTGCCGGTCACGGCGGTGAAATACACCTACACGGTGATCCCGGCGCTGTTTATGACCTGGCTACTGTCCTACATTGAAAAATGGATCGATCGCATCACGCCAGCGGTGACCAAAAACTTCCTGAAACCGATGCTGATTGTGCTGGTTTCAGCACCAATCGCCATCCTGCTGATCGGGCCGCTGGGCATCTGGATTGGTAGCGGTATTTCGGCGCTGGTTTACGCCATTCATGGCTATCTGGGGTGGTTATCCGTCGCCATTATGGGCGGGCTGTGGCCGCTGCTGGTAATGACCGGGATGCACCGCGTATTTACCCCCACCATTATTCAGACCATTGCAGAAACCGGCAAAGAGGGCATGGTTATGCCGTCAGAAATTGGTGCCAATCTTTCGCTGGGCGGTTCATCGCTGGCGGTTGCCTGGCGCACCAAAAACCCGGAGCTGCGCCAGACGGCGCTGGCCGCGGCGGCATCCGCCATTGTTGCCGGTATTTCAGAACCTGCGCTTTACGGTGTGGCAGTGCGCTTAAAGCGCCCGCTTATCGCGGCACTGATCAGTGGGTTTATCTGCGGCGGCGTTGCCGGGGTTGCTGGGTTAGCCAGCCACTCGATGGCTTCACCGGGCTTGTTCACCAGCGTACAGTTTTTTGATCCGGCTAACCCAATGACCATTGCCTGGGTGTTTGGCGTCATGATTCTGGCGGTGGTACTGTCCTTTATCCTCACGCTGTTGATGGGGTTTGAAGATATCCCGGTCACCGAAGAGGCCGAGAGTGAGCCAGCCAAATCTGCCCCTAAAACCAGTCAACCAGGCCAAGAAATGCCGAATCATGCGGCACAAGGTTAA